TCCCGCTGTATTTATAGCATCCtctcatatatatattatatatatatatatatatatatatatatatatgtatatatatatatatatatatatatatatatatatatatattgtaaagaaatgaatgaagagaacaatggtaggcgtagcttaaatcaaggttccccagagctatctaccctttggaaaaattggtgatgccgaaaaaatgtctctgccgggagtcgaacccgggcccccagctttgaacgccggtgccttaaccactagaccatagagacgggttagtggctagggcgaccccaaTCCGATttaccgtcagatagacagattttcgacactaaaccaattataatttcctttgtcgggtgaaggtagGTTttaaacaatgacaagccgccatgcttcagctggatcgaatctattgctttgatacagtacacgtatgggagaaagtatacaaatgtgtaaagttatacatgtacaacagctttggcaactcttttatttaaatattgtaaagaaatggaagaagagaacaatggtaggcgtagcttaaatcaaggttccccagagctatctaccctttcgaaaaattggtgatgccgaaaaaatgtctctgccgggagtcgaacccgggcccccagctttgaacgccggtgccttaaccactatgtatatatatatatatatacatatatatatatatatatatataaaaccaaTTTGTTTATACCCGATACAGGTGTGGTACACAACAGTCGCTTCACTATGTGGAAAGAGGGTGAACTCTCCAGTGAGCCCTTCTCACGTTTTGTTGAAGGTGCTGACATCAAGAATCTTCGTCCAGCTCTAACAGGAAGATCAACAGATGTCTATACTACCTTTGCCAGTGGTGCCGTGTCATCCGGTGTTGGCAGGACGTCAATTCAGTTCAGAATGCAAAGAGAATTTACCGAGGTTAGATTATCTTTTACATACGttcattataatgatgataggtTCATTTAGATAGTTTTCAACAAATCAGAAGCGAACATATAGGACTTGCGTTCCATTTCTTTAGTTGCATTCAATAGCAAGTCATTTGCAACGAGCCCCAGATGTACTTTACACTGCCCAAGGTTCCATAAATTGGTTCAAGAGAGGATCAACCCCAATTTTGATTATCAATTTGTCAAAAACCATTTTACTTCCAAGTATGATAGAAGAGCAATACAGCCGTGGAAGCGCCGGGGTGTAggggttctgactctcgccttgaaataagagtcgtgggttcgaatcccaccatggcctaggcTAAGCGTCCTTTGGCCAtgttggcaaggcgtcaatccacactttgccactctcacccaggtgctaattgggtaccggtaggaaacaaccgtcaatgtggttggtttagcaattAGTGTGCGCCTAACATGAATCCAGTGACCAGGttataattgtgaagcgctttgtgcagtcgtagattgataaagcgctatataaaaaccaacaattattattattaatatagcAGCTATGTAGGTAAATTACGTTGCTTAAGTGTAAGCATATTTATATACATCCTCATCCTTGTGGACATGAGATTTCgatacctgaaaaaaaaacatgcaccaAATAATCAAGATGCGGTCTCGACAAATTAATAGTAAGCAAAGAAGTTAAGGGATTGGTTTTAAAAGTGCAACAAATCATCCTTCCATAAGATATTCGGATGACGACATTTCAGTTTTAGTTGATAtgaccaggcgcggatccaggagggggccgagccggccccggcccccccccccctattttttggcaacctgcagaaaaagtgtactctttaacttgatagaaacgatgaaaaacaggaaaaaaagtaagaaagaggtattatacacatgatgtgtaatttacagccgGCCCgacccgaaaggaaacaagaaaaaggtgaggggaagaataggaaaatataatttatatcaaaaaattttcgctcgcgcttcgcgctcgcattgcctatGTAATGAATCTCtatcaagaggattaaatggcacttaatatatccagttctgaaatcaatttgcacacaatatttaagctcgcacatcaagctttcattattttgtttgatttacacaaattgttaatatatatcaaaattttcagctcgcgctgcgcgtttgcattgtttgatttgtgagatacctatcctctttggaaattcttaccaaaatgTCTCAAAATGCCCATTTATCATGTCAGTAAAAatttaagctcgtgcttcgcgcttgcatttaATTGTATGAGACacaacttgttctttatttaaataaagacgtgcttagactgtccagtttcaggtcggaatatataaaaaaattcgctcgcgctccgcacactcattatttaattggtgatagttgtatcctcttcattaatcactaaaaaaaaTTCCTAATTGAGTCCCTGTTCACGTTACTATATTAAAATTTcgactcgcgcttcgcgctcgcattgtttagttggatacttatctttgttcatgattataaaaactgctcagaatcttcaggtctaaggacataaaatatcaaagaatttgagatcgcgcttcgcgctcgcgtattatattaagaccacatgagataccttaccttgtttataacaataaaaactaaaacttcagtctttagttaggactacccctgaaaaaccaacaaaaaatcagataatagcggccaatcgagaaaaatgttgatgaaaatatttttcggccccccccccccctattggcgaaagctggatccgcccctgttatCCACTTTGTTTGCTTATCAAATGCTTGATGAGGTAAATATCGTTCCGTTTTAGAATCATAATAGCTCGACCGTTTGGTCGACGAAAACCCATAAAAAAAGCTTGTTAGGGGTTGGGTGTCTTGGttgatgaaataatgaaatcgaATACACCACTTCGAATCCCTGGTCAAGGGAATGACGGATATCAACAAACTATGGAGGTGGAAAGGTATTTACAACTTATTCCGAATGTTTATGAAATGATAGGACGATATGCatattataaaaatacaaactaGAAATCGTTAAAGTGTTCTGGTCTGAGCGAGAGGTATACCCATATACCACCCTGTCACTGGACTGCTACATATCACTCCTATTCTCTTTTCAAATTGAGCTTGTAATGATTCAATAATTGTGTGTAGGCGTGGGAGAGAGCGGAAAGGTCAGATCAGTCAGCTTAACAGATGCAAGTCAATTCAATGTAGAATATTAGAAGTCCCACAAAGAACAGAGACCCAGGTATACATGGTCTATTTATATACCTCTGTATCTCCTTTACTTTTACCCAGGTCTCATTCGCCGTTCGAATTGTCCCGAGTCCTGATTGGTTTGTGGGTCAGTCATCCCTTGACCTTTGTAGCAGTGGAGAGTGGATACACGACATGACATTGGACCTTTATCCTTACGACGCAGGAACTGACCAAGGATTCATGTTCACCTCACCAGACTTCCCCGAAGTTACTCCTCAACCTATCGTTGAAATCACATCCCGCGTACCAAGTCACCCTGCCAATTCTTTCTATTATCCAAGGGTTGCACACCTGCCTCGTATTGCACATGTTACGTTGTCTCGAGTAAACAATGCCCAACCGGCCTGGATGAGACTATTACAAAGTGATCGTGGTGTAGCTGATGAAGAGGAGGACGAGGTGCACAACGCTATACCAAAGAACAAAAATGGCTTCTTCGGTTTGATAAAAGGTAATAGTTGTTACACTAGACGGTGTAGATCATCATTAACACAGTGTAATACTTTTGAAATGTTGATCGAGCACGGTTTGGCAAATTATGTTGACGAACCCTGCTTGAATTGAATAACGCAGTGTCACAGTGCGGAAattactgtgaacacactgagatCCTATATTGTAGAGGTGAACACAGTGTATGGGCACAGTATGCATGGGAACACTTTGGAAACACTGTGATTTTTCCAGAAAGCTCTTTGTTATTTCAaggtaatatataaaacaatgtTTACACGTGACATACCCTACATAAATCACATTAAAACAGTTATACTGTGACACCATCCTAAAGAGTAGCTCTGCTGTTGATAGGCATACAGTGAGTTGAATCGTACCATGTCGACTCGAGTCACATTATGCTTGCAAAATGATATGTGAAAACACTAATATAACGGGAACATAATATCATGTTGCTATTATCTATTCTTAGTAATTTACTTTTATTCATGTTACATTCAGATTCGAAGGCAACGACAACGATATCTGATCAAGTACTGACGCCTCTAGATTGTGAAGTGACGTCATGGGGTGGGTGGAGCCACTGTGACGTCACGTGTCGAGTAGGTCTGAAGCGACGATTTCGTCTAGTCCAACAGAAGCCCCTAAACCGTGGTGAGCCTTGTCCTGACTTGGTTGACGTCGTGATATGTGATAAgacattggcgatggttaaacCTGAGAAAAAGAAGTGTGCCCAGAAACACATCAGCAAGGAGAAAAAGCGATACATGAAGCAACAGCTCAGGAACTTCGACACTAAGGGAAAACGAAAATACATTGTCTAGTGAGCTGATGAGTGCATCTTCAACGAAATAATCAGTGATTAAATCTTGACTATTGCTAATCTACAATACATGTTTTAATTAAGATGCGGCACACACTAACACTAGTTCAACTCAAAGTGTCTCATTCTCGCACCTTTAACTCAATTCTTCGGGGTCCTACGCTGTAAGAACTTATACGACGAACGGAAAAGAGGACGGTAGATCAATGCGCGCATCCTCATTTTTTAAACTAAAGAAACCAGTATGTACAGACTAATACTTCGTTCTTCCTACTGTCGTGTTTATGAGGCTCCTTATTAATACCATCGCCATTAGTGCTATATAGATAATTGTTACTTCGGTTCAATGAAATGCCATTTGTTATGTCTATTAATTTATAGATTAAAAAAGAATGGTACACTGTTCAGAATATTGGATGAAATACCTCATAATTTTTAGCTGTATTCTATACCTAACCAACTCTcgaaaaattatttgtttaatgttGGGTAAACTTTTCAATAGACCTAAGCATTAACTGAGTGGTTGCTTGAGATGACCAATACCATATGGTTAGGTATACAGACGTGATTTGAAGTAGATCTAAGACAACATATTTCCCCTATACTCACACAAGAACATTCCCTAATCAAAACAGTTTGTCCATAATTTACATATAGCATCACATATGGTTCCGAGCAAGCTATATAGTTTTAGTGTCATCATCCGGTGGTATTGCAGTGATTTGCTGTGGCTGTTTTGATGGTTCAGCTTCCAAAACGtatgaaacaaaatttacaattggattgatatttgtttcaaaattatgtaatatttCTCATTGCCAATATGGCATTATAGAAAGGTCGTCACTCGCCATGTTCACTGAAGCGCAGCAATAATTTATAATGACAAGACCATGAAAACAGAAGTGATATAGATTATTTTGCAATAGAAGAATTATTCTGAGAAACCACTGAAACGTTTCTTTCCAATCATATTGAGATATTTGCTATAACACAGTTTCGTTCGGTTGATAAATGTTATCACTGATGTCTATTGAACAGAACTCTTCTTGAAGGAGCAGGCTTTATTGAAGATATGATGGAGTTGGCTAGCTGTCTAGTAATATTGCTTAGAAGTTTGCGACCATTGAGCAAAAATTTAACCAATCACGCAcataaaaaaaaccccaaacgTTGGGATATGTTACTAATTTACCGATTTTGATCGTGTTATTTACCCGGCGACCAGTGAGAAACTGGTAAACCTTCTGGCAAAGTTGTCAGGGGTGATGGGAAGGGGAACCAATAATCGCAATTTTTTCTGCGCTATGGGTTGTCATGAAGCCAACTTCAGGGTCATCATATTCTCCCATATAACTTCGCAAGTCTGCAAGGATATAGCATATCCTTTCAATATCCTTATATAACAttcccaatttaaaaaaatgaaactaaaatgATGAGCAACAAGAGAGAAACACATAATAGGCATACTGATTGACCTTagtgttaaaaatatatctccAAACATGAGAATGTACCAGCCAAATATCTTATCGATTGAGACTAAGTACTAAGTATAAATAGGAACGACAAATTTAAGAATGTCGTaccataatcataaaaaagTAATATGCTGAGTTTACAATGTTATGAATATGTGGGATGAATGTCATActttaatgaaaaatgataatttatatatttttaatgacagAGGGTACAAAGGTactaatacaaaaaaatgttatcaaagttttatattgacttcatttatttttatctcttttaatataaataaatttttcCAACTCGTCATTAGATGGTGAAATGTGTTAAACGTAAATTGATTAATGGAAATGTAACAACATATACTTGTAAAATataagaaaagagggaaaagacgGGCTTTTAAAGTCGCTAAAACCAAAGATATCAGtttcaactttatttttaaattctCCTGTTTAATGGTTATTTAATATTCGTAAAATTGAAAGAATTATTTAATATGATGATATTCTAAGGCAAGGGAATGCTTTTCCCTATTGTAAGAAGCTGTAAATAGGTATGTAAGATACAAATGGATTTAGAAGAGAAATTAATTTATATTGGTTGTAAATCTTGTATAGTGATCGTTTGCGTGACGTAATAGTGCACTTCAAAAGTGTCACCGCAATGTGGTGTAAATGTACGGATGAAATAAAACTTGACTTGAAGTAAACCTTTGCtcgtcttttttttcaatatattttgggAGTATGCGAAAACATACTGCCCACGCCTATTGTtgtcattgatgatgatgacgatgataatgatgatggtgatgacaatggggatgatggtgatgatggtgatgatgatgatgatgacgatgatgatgatgctggtaatgatgatggtgatgatggtgaagatgatgataatgacgatgatgatggtgacgaagatgatgatgctggtgatgatgatgattatgatgatggtgagaacaattataatgataaacTTTTTGTGAACTTTATGATGGCAAGGGTAATGATGGTATTAGTTTCGGTAGAGGGCGTTGCTGTTCGTATATTCATGGAAATCTGGCCATGccctaaaatcatgaaaatatatcgTGTTCTAGCTCAAAGATTCTAAGTTATAACAACCAACAATCAAACAAGACCGGTTGGTTGCTTCGCTTCCTcgaacttttttttgggggggaggggtattGATCCCGTTCCCCCATCGGTAGTGAAAAAAATCGCCGCCCCTGAATGAAACAAATCATA
The genomic region above belongs to Lytechinus pictus isolate F3 Inbred chromosome 12, Lp3.0, whole genome shotgun sequence and contains:
- the LOC129273127 gene encoding spondin-2-like; protein product: MWKEGELSSEPFSRFVEGADIKNLRPALTGRSTDVYTTFASGAVSSGVGRTSIQFRMQREFTEVSFAVRIVPSPDWFVGQSSLDLCSSGEWIHDMTLDLYPYDAGTDQGFMFTSPDFPEVTPQPIVEITSRVPSHPANSFYYPRVAHLPRIAHVTLSRVNNAQPAWMRLLQSDRGVADEEEDEVHNAIPKNKNGFFGLIKDSKATTTISDQVLTPLDCEVTSWGGWSHCDVTCRVGLKRRFRLVQQKPLNRGEPCPDLVDVVICDKTLAMVKPEKKKCAQKHISKEKKRYMKQQLRNFDTKGKRKYIV